One Thermorudis peleae genomic window, CCATGCAAGCCACTCAGGAATTGATAACGCGGCGAGAATAAGGCTTGCTATAACACCAAGAACCGTAATGATAGGCAAAATCTGGAGATCATCGCTCCAATTCGCTTGTTCGGTTGAGAGCGCCGCCAGCCAGCAGATCCCCAGCACTAACCAGACAGACATCCAGCCACTTGCTGGACGAAGCCGGCTGAACACGGCCGACATTCCGTACACTCCTTTCACCCGCTAGGCCCAGTTACTGGTTGCCAAGGTTGCTGACCAGGCTGGGGACGTCAGTGCTCGCGCGATGTCATCACCATACTTGATCAGGATAGTCGGAACCCCAAGTGCAGCTAAACTCGCCACTGGTGCAAGCGTTTGAGGCTTTCCGCTTGTGAACGTGCTCGGCTCAATGACGATAGCAATACTGCGGATCTGCCGCTCGGCGAGGTCAACCAAGGCACGCACCCATGCTTCTTCGGGCGATGGCGTGATCACAGCAAGGATCGATCGGCGATTGACAAGCCCAAGGTCTTCCGCCAAAACCTGATCAAGTCTCCGCATGCCGTCTGCCTGCAGCACGGCCAGGTGCTCAAGAATTTTGACAAGTTGCCGTGCCCCTCGATCAGCTGGAACAACAACTGGTTCGCGCGTGTTGAGAATCACGCCAACAGCGTGATTCTGATCGAGAAAGTGCCGCGCGAGTGAGGCCGCAACGGTCACGGCATACTCCTCCGTCGAATCCAGCCAATAGCGTAACGGAAGACGACCGTTGCTTGTTCCCGCAACAGCGGGTGGCAGATGATCGGGCGCAGGAGCACGGACATGATAGCGGCTATCACCATCAACAACAATCCAGAGGTCAGCTGAAGGATCAAGCTCAAACTCTTTCACCATCAGTCGACCGGTTCGTGCCGTGACTGACCATGCAATACGGTTAAAGCTATCGCCTGGCACGTAATCGCGCACGCCAGCGGCATTGGGAGTCACAAATGGAGTGCGTCGCTGTAGAGCGTTTCCGCCCGTTGATTCACCGAAGGGTAAGCG contains:
- a CDS encoding DUF58 domain-containing protein, coding for MNWIKVTALALLLLILAQLNRWSVFDKLFFMLLGLLLLSYLWSRLSLRGLVLTRQTLSDRAQVGDLLIERLRVENQSRFSKLWVEVLDQSTLPGHQVSRVIRLGPHDVANWKVQTWCARRGRFRLGPMTLASGDPFGLFSVRKVVPYEHELIVYPATVDLTGFRLPFGESTGGNALQRRTPFVTPNAAGVRDYVPGDSFNRIAWSVTARTGRLMVKEFELDPSADLWIVVDGDSRYHVRAPAPDHLPPAVAGTSNGRLPLRYWLDSTEEYAVTVAASLARHFLDQNHAVGVILNTREPVVVPADRGARQLVKILEHLAVLQADGMRRLDQVLAEDLGLVNRRSILAVITPSPEEAWVRALVDLAERQIRSIAIVIEPSTFTSGKPQTLAPVASLAALGVPTILIKYGDDIARALTSPAWSATLATSNWA